Genomic window (Gemmatimonadota bacterium):
GGAGGAGATCCATGTCGAGGCCGTCGATCTTGATGTCCATCTGGATCGCGGTGACGCCCTTGCGGGTGCCGGCGACCTTGAAATCCATGTCGCCCAACGCGTCTTCAAGACCGAGAATGTCGGTGAGGACGGCGAAACGCTCGCCCTCCTTGACCAGCCCCATCGCGATTCCGGCACACGACGCCTTGATGGGTACGCCGGCATCCATGAGCGCGAGCGAGGAGCCGCACACGGTGGCCATCGAGGACGAGCCGTTCGACTCCAGAATGTCGGAAACCACGCGGATGGTGTAGGGAAAGTCGTCGTTACCGGGCAGGAGCGGGGATATGGCGCGTTCGGCCAGATTCCCGTGGCCGATCTCGCGGCGGGACGTGCCCCGGTAGGGCCGGGCTTCACCGACCGAGAACGGCGGGAAGTTGTAGTGGAGCATGAACGACTTGGTGACCTCGCCCATGGTGTCGATCGAGTCGATGCGCTGCTCGTCGCGACCGGTGCCCAGAGTAGCCACCACAAGCGCCTGAGTCTGACCGCGGGTGAAGAGCCCGGAGCCGTGGGTACGTGGAAGCACGCCGACCTCGCTGGCAAGCTCTCGGATCTCGTCCAGGCCACGACCGTCGGCCCTCTTGCCCTCGTCGAGCACGCGCCTGCGCATGACCTTCTTCTCGACCGCGCGCAGAACCGTGCCGACCTCGTCGGCGAACTCCGCGTCATCGTCGTCCAGAGACGCGCGCACATTTTCGGCGACCTCGCGGATCGCCGCCATGCGCTCGTTCTTGTCGGAGATGGAGAGGGCTTCTTCGACTCCGGGGCCGGCCATCTCCGCCACCTTGTCCCGGAAGTCGGCCGGCGGTCCGATCGGAGACCACTCCATATGGGCGCTACGCAGCCCGTCGATGAGCTCCTCCTGGAGCGCGCACAGCTCCTTGATGCCGTCATGGGCCAGCCTTATTGCATCGAGGACGTCCGCCTCAGGGACCTCCTGGGCTCCACCCTCGACCATGGTCACGGCGTCGGCCGAACCCGCCACCACGAGTTCGATATCGGAGGATTCGAGCTGGGCGAAGGTCGGGTTGACGACCCACTCGCCATCCACGCGTCCGACTCGCACT
Coding sequences:
- a CDS encoding polyribonucleotide nucleotidyltransferase; this translates as MIRTLEHQFAGRTLSMEVGRLARLAQGSCVVQYGETVVLCAATVQGKPTHLPFFPLTIEYRERTYAAGKIPGGFFKREGRPSEKEILSARQVDRPIRPLFPDGFMHETQVACFVLSADQENDADILALLGASVSLNMSKVPFDTPVAAVRVGRVDGEWVVNPTFAQLESSDIELVVAGSADAVTMVEGGAQEVPEADVLDAIRLAHDGIKELCALQEELIDGLRSAHMEWSPIGPPADFRDKVAEMAGPGVEEALSISDKNERMAAIREVAENVRASLDDDDAEFADEVGTVLRAVEKKVMRRRVLDEGKRADGRGLDEIRELASEVGVLPRTHGSGLFTRGQTQALVVATLGTGRDEQRIDSIDTMGEVTKSFMLHYNFPPFSVGEARPYRGTSRREIGHGNLAERAISPLLPGNDDFPYTIRVVSDILESNGSSSMATVCGSSLALMDAGVPIKASCAGIAMGLVKEGERFAVLTDILGLEDALGDMDFKVAGTRKGVTAIQMDIKIDGLDMDLLQEALTRAHESRLKILDHMDGVIAAPREDLSAHAPQIIAIQINPEKIGDLIGPKGKIIRSIQEESGAKIEVDDEGLVKVAATTPESGARAREMIEAIVAEPEVGIVYEGIVKNTTTFGAFVEIMPGIEGLCHISELQEGRTNRTEDVLKRGDKTRVKLLSVEGNGKLRLSRRAAISEEAGR